The following are from one region of the Mycolicibacterium diernhoferi genome:
- a CDS encoding LLM class flavin-dependent oxidoreductase codes for MTRLQVGLMDMVLAGRPGVDSLTRANYLAAVANRVDSFWIPDHINSLFPTALWQPKYAGAARIVPTADAYLEPWTMLGHLAARNRIGRLKLGVSVTDTGRRNPAVTAQAAATVHLLTKGRAILGIGTGEREANEPYGVPWDRPVARFEEAMATIRALWNSGGELVNRDSEFFPLRNAVFDLPSYRGRWPEIWIAAHGPRMLRAAGRYADGLFPAFPHSPQEYAQRLDVVRCAASDAGRDPMAITPAMWMIVVTGRTAGEVDDALDSELIRAGGLLASDERYARHGAQHPLGEGFAGAQDILPQAWDEQTALSYIKGVPPGLLREMMLCGTPDEVLEQAAVWRDHGVRHLVVVNGSLLQRNFGKGIASMVPFTKVLRSLRRL; via the coding sequence ATGACCCGTTTGCAGGTGGGACTGATGGACATGGTGCTCGCGGGCCGGCCCGGAGTCGATTCGCTGACCCGCGCGAACTATCTGGCGGCGGTCGCCAACCGTGTCGATTCGTTCTGGATTCCCGACCACATCAACTCGTTGTTCCCCACCGCGCTGTGGCAGCCGAAGTATGCCGGTGCCGCCCGCATCGTGCCGACCGCCGATGCCTATCTGGAACCCTGGACCATGTTGGGCCATCTCGCCGCCCGCAACCGCATCGGACGGTTGAAGCTCGGGGTCAGCGTCACCGATACCGGCCGCCGCAACCCGGCCGTCACCGCCCAGGCCGCCGCCACCGTGCATCTGCTCACCAAGGGCCGGGCGATCCTGGGGATCGGGACGGGGGAGCGCGAGGCCAATGAACCCTACGGGGTGCCGTGGGACAGGCCGGTGGCACGGTTCGAGGAGGCGATGGCCACCATCCGCGCCCTGTGGAACTCCGGTGGTGAACTGGTGAACCGGGATTCGGAGTTCTTTCCGCTGCGCAACGCAGTCTTCGATCTGCCGTCGTACCGGGGCAGGTGGCCGGAGATCTGGATCGCCGCGCACGGTCCCCGCATGCTCCGGGCTGCCGGCCGCTACGCCGACGGGCTGTTTCCCGCCTTCCCGCACTCCCCGCAGGAGTACGCGCAGCGGCTGGACGTCGTCCGGTGCGCGGCATCCGATGCGGGCCGGGATCCGATGGCCATCACGCCGGCCATGTGGATGATCGTCGTCACCGGCCGCACTGCCGGCGAGGTGGACGATGCGCTCGATTCAGAGTTGATCCGGGCGGGCGGACTACTGGCCTCAGACGAGCGCTATGCCCGGCACGGTGCCCAACATCCGCTGGGTGAGGGGTTCGCCGGCGCCCAGGACATCCTGCCCCAGGCATGGGATGAGCAGACTGCGCTGTCCTACATCAAGGGCGTTCCGCCGGGCCTGTTGCGCGAGATGATGCTGTGCGGCACACCGGACGAGGTACTGGAACAGGCCGCCGTCTGGCGTGACCACGGCGTGCGGCATCTGGTCGTCGTCAACGGCTCGCTGCTGCAACGGAACTTCGGCAAGGGCATCGCGTCGATGGTGCCGTTCACCAAGGTGTTGCGGTCGCTGCGCCGGCTGTGA
- a CDS encoding long-chain-fatty-acid--CoA ligase: protein MPELAEPRFLDERVAHWAATKPVDEAITYLSRTWTWSQFDDRVRRMAGALTARGIGRGDVVGFLDKNHPACVEVTLAAGSLGAATTIVNFRLAGEEVEYVLNDCGAKVLFVGEEFVATVESIRDRLPGVSEVIEVKPEGGDEYEAVLAAATPAERAADLHTDDTVVVMYSSGTTGRPKGVTISHANLIAHTVNAFDEWPFRDGDKNLVSMPLFHVGGTSYMQFGLYNGAASYMTRDIDGAALAGGILAGCNRTFLVPAVLATVLQAGPDAVALFGALKTFSYGASPMPLPLLREALKAWPETDFIQVYGLTEVCGVATRLGPDDHRGDNQDRLVSAGKPINGVEVRIVDPDTLDDVEVGKQGEIWFRTKQLMKGYHNKPEATAEAVTPDGWFRTGDIGRLDEDGYLFVEDRIKDMIITGGENVYSIEVERILAEHPAVVEVAVFGVPDERWGEAVKAVVALQEETPETELIGWARERLAAYKCPKTVDVVEALPRNPTGKILKRDLRQQYWEGRERATV from the coding sequence ATGCCTGAGCTTGCCGAACCCCGATTTCTCGATGAGCGCGTCGCGCACTGGGCGGCCACCAAGCCCGTCGACGAGGCCATCACCTATCTGAGCCGAACCTGGACCTGGTCGCAGTTCGACGACCGGGTCCGCCGGATGGCGGGCGCGCTGACCGCGCGCGGTATCGGCCGTGGCGATGTGGTGGGCTTCCTGGACAAGAACCACCCGGCGTGTGTGGAGGTGACGCTGGCGGCGGGATCGCTGGGTGCGGCCACCACCATCGTCAACTTCCGGTTGGCCGGCGAGGAGGTCGAATACGTCCTCAACGACTGTGGCGCCAAGGTGTTGTTCGTCGGCGAGGAGTTCGTGGCCACGGTGGAGTCGATCCGCGACCGGCTGCCCGGCGTGTCGGAGGTCATCGAGGTCAAACCCGAAGGCGGCGACGAGTACGAGGCGGTGCTGGCCGCGGCCACCCCGGCCGAGCGTGCGGCCGACCTGCACACCGACGACACCGTGGTGGTGATGTACTCCTCGGGCACCACCGGCCGCCCCAAGGGCGTCACCATCAGTCACGCAAACCTGATCGCGCACACCGTCAACGCCTTCGACGAGTGGCCGTTCCGGGACGGTGACAAGAACCTGGTGTCGATGCCGCTGTTCCACGTCGGTGGTACCTCCTACATGCAGTTCGGGCTGTACAACGGCGCCGCGAGCTACATGACCCGCGACATCGACGGCGCCGCCCTGGCCGGTGGCATCCTGGCCGGCTGCAACCGGACCTTCCTGGTGCCGGCCGTGCTGGCCACGGTGCTGCAGGCCGGCCCGGACGCGGTGGCGCTGTTCGGTGCGCTGAAGACCTTCTCCTACGGGGCCTCGCCGATGCCGTTGCCGTTGCTGCGCGAGGCGCTCAAGGCCTGGCCGGAGACCGACTTCATCCAGGTGTACGGGTTGACCGAGGTGTGCGGGGTGGCCACCCGGTTGGGTCCCGACGATCACCGCGGGGACAACCAGGACCGGTTGGTCAGCGCCGGTAAACCCATCAACGGTGTCGAGGTGCGGATCGTCGATCCGGACACCCTCGACGACGTCGAGGTCGGCAAGCAAGGTGAAATCTGGTTCCGGACAAAGCAGTTGATGAAGGGGTATCACAACAAGCCGGAGGCCACCGCCGAGGCCGTCACCCCTGACGGGTGGTTCCGCACCGGTGACATCGGTCGGCTCGACGAGGACGGTTATCTGTTCGTCGAGGACCGGATCAAGGACATGATCATCACCGGCGGCGAGAACGTCTATTCGATCGAGGTCGAGCGGATTCTGGCCGAGCATCCGGCCGTCGTCGAGGTCGCGGTCTTCGGGGTGCCCGACGAGAGGTGGGGCGAGGCTGTCAAAGCCGTTGTGGCGCTGCAGGAAGAGACTCCCGAAACCGAACTGATCGGGTGGGCCCGGGAGCGGCTGGCCGCCTACAAGTGCCCCAAGACCGTCGACGTGGTGGAGGCGTTGCCGCGCAACCCCACCGGCAAGATCCTGAAGCGCGATCTGCGCCAGCAGTATTGGGAGGGCCGCGAGCGCGCCACCGTCTGA
- the menD gene encoding 2-succinyl-5-enolpyruvyl-6-hydroxy-3-cyclohexene-1-carboxylic-acid synthase, whose amino-acid sequence MNPSTTQARVVVDELIRGGVRDVVLCPGSRNAPLAFALHDADRAGRIRLHVRIDERTAGYLAIGLAVSGQAPVPIAMTSGTAVANLGPAVVEANYARVPLIVLSANRPYELLGTGANQTMEQLGYFGGQVRASISLGLAEHGDMAALNAQWRSATCRVLVAAKGSRSANAGPVQFDIPLREPLVPDRDNMDAIPPGRPDGRSWTHTPPVTFDQPLEIDLTPNTVVIAGHGAGLHPNLAGLPTVSEPTAPTGLHAATPLHPLALSLLHPEQVIMLGRPTLHRPVSALLADPSVPVFALTTGPRWPDVSGNSQATGTRAVTTGTPDPAWLQRCAELNERTCAAVRTQLEQHPHTTGLHVAAAVAAGLRDGDQLVLGASNPVRDIALVGLGAPGVKVRSNRGVAGIDGTISTAVGAALAHERDGDGPPRRTIALIGDLTFVHDSSGLLIGPTEPRPRNLTIVVSNDNGGGIFELLEQGDPRFSDVSSRIFGTPHDVDIAALCRAYHVDSRQVEVDALADVLGEPFEGMRVLEVKADRSSLRALHASIRAALG is encoded by the coding sequence GTGAACCCCTCGACGACCCAGGCCCGCGTCGTCGTCGACGAACTCATTCGCGGCGGCGTGCGTGACGTGGTGCTGTGCCCCGGGTCACGCAACGCGCCGCTGGCGTTCGCGCTGCACGACGCCGACCGCGCCGGGCGGATCCGCCTGCACGTGCGCATCGATGAGCGCACCGCCGGCTACCTGGCCATCGGTCTGGCGGTGTCCGGGCAGGCCCCGGTGCCGATCGCGATGACCTCGGGCACCGCGGTGGCCAACCTGGGCCCGGCCGTGGTCGAGGCCAACTACGCCCGGGTTCCGCTGATCGTGCTGAGCGCCAACCGGCCCTACGAACTGCTGGGCACCGGTGCCAACCAGACCATGGAGCAACTCGGCTACTTCGGCGGACAGGTGCGGGCCAGCATCAGTCTGGGGTTGGCCGAACACGGCGACATGGCCGCGCTGAACGCCCAGTGGCGGTCGGCGACCTGTCGAGTTCTGGTGGCGGCCAAGGGATCCCGCAGCGCCAATGCGGGCCCGGTGCAGTTCGACATCCCGTTGCGTGAGCCGTTGGTGCCGGACCGGGACAACATGGACGCCATACCGCCGGGCCGCCCGGACGGCCGGTCCTGGACCCACACCCCGCCGGTCACCTTCGACCAGCCGCTGGAGATCGACCTCACCCCGAACACCGTCGTCATCGCCGGTCACGGCGCCGGGCTGCACCCCAACCTGGCCGGGTTGCCCACGGTGTCCGAGCCCACCGCGCCGACCGGCCTGCACGCGGCGACCCCGCTGCACCCGCTGGCCTTGTCGCTGCTGCATCCCGAGCAGGTCATCATGCTGGGCCGGCCGACCCTGCACCGACCGGTGTCGGCGTTGCTGGCCGACCCGTCGGTGCCGGTCTTCGCGCTGACCACCGGCCCGCGCTGGCCCGACGTGTCCGGTAACTCACAGGCCACCGGCACCCGCGCGGTCACCACCGGCACCCCCGATCCGGCCTGGCTGCAGCGGTGCGCCGAGCTGAACGAGCGCACGTGTGCGGCCGTGCGCACCCAGCTCGAGCAGCACCCACACACCACCGGCCTGCACGTCGCGGCTGCCGTCGCCGCCGGGTTGCGTGACGGTGACCAGCTCGTGCTCGGCGCCTCCAACCCGGTGCGCGACATCGCCCTGGTCGGGCTCGGCGCGCCGGGGGTCAAGGTGCGGTCCAACCGCGGGGTGGCCGGTATCGACGGGACCATCTCCACGGCGGTCGGTGCGGCACTGGCCCACGAGCGCGACGGCGACGGCCCGCCGCGTCGGACGATCGCGCTGATCGGCGACCTGACCTTCGTGCACGACAGCTCCGGGTTGCTGATCGGACCGACCGAGCCGCGGCCGCGGAACCTGACCATCGTGGTGTCCAACGACAACGGGGGCGGCATCTTCGAGCTGCTCGAGCAGGGCGACCCGCGGTTCTCCGATGTGTCCTCACGCATCTTCGGCACCCCGCACGACGTGGACATCGCCGCGCTGTGCCGGGCCTATCACGTGGACAGCCGCCAGGTCGAGGTCGACGCGCTCGCCGATGTGCTGGGCGAACCGTTCGAAGGCATGCGGGTCCTGGAGGTGAAGGCCGACCGGTCCTCGCTGCGCGCGCTGCACGCCTCCATCCGGGCGGCGCTCGGGTGA
- a CDS encoding alpha/beta fold hydrolase: MNLAYVDKGGTGEPVLFIAGRGGAGRTWHLHQVPAFQRAGYRVITFDNRGVGATENASGFSTEQVVADTASLIEKVVGGPVRVVGVSMGSFIAQELMVARPELVTQAALMATRGRHDGARDFFNKAERDFHDAGITLPPSYDAKIRLLENFSPKTLNDDRAVQDWAEMFTMWPTKYTPGLRSQLAVSPEGNRLPAYQHIKAPVLVIGFADDVLMAPHLSREVADAIPNGRYLEIPDAGHLGFIERPEVVNEAILEFFAEAKQ, from the coding sequence GTGAATCTTGCTTACGTCGACAAAGGCGGCACCGGCGAACCGGTGCTTTTCATCGCGGGCCGAGGCGGCGCGGGCCGCACCTGGCACCTCCATCAGGTGCCCGCATTCCAGCGCGCCGGCTACCGCGTGATCACGTTCGACAATCGTGGGGTGGGCGCCACGGAGAACGCCAGCGGCTTCAGCACCGAGCAGGTGGTGGCCGACACCGCCTCGCTGATCGAGAAGGTGGTCGGCGGACCGGTCCGGGTGGTCGGGGTGTCGATGGGTTCGTTCATCGCCCAGGAGCTGATGGTGGCCCGCCCCGAGCTGGTCACCCAGGCGGCGCTGATGGCGACCCGCGGCCGGCACGACGGCGCCCGCGACTTCTTCAACAAGGCCGAACGCGACTTCCACGACGCCGGCATCACCTTGCCGCCCAGCTACGACGCGAAAATCCGTCTGCTGGAGAACTTCTCACCGAAGACGCTCAACGACGACCGGGCGGTGCAGGACTGGGCCGAGATGTTCACCATGTGGCCCACCAAGTACACCCCGGGCCTGAGGAGCCAGCTCGCCGTCTCCCCGGAGGGCAACCGGCTGCCCGCCTACCAGCACATCAAGGCGCCGGTGCTGGTGATCGGCTTCGCCGATGATGTGCTGATGGCCCCGCATCTGAGCCGTGAGGTGGCCGACGCCATCCCGAACGGCCGCTATCTGGAGATCCCCGACGCAGGTCACCTCGGCTTCATCGAGCGCCCCGAGGTGGTCAACGAGGCCATCCTGGAATTCTTTGCCGAAGCGAAGCAATAA
- a CDS encoding esterase family protein, which yields MAHARGCRKLFRTAAILTVLAVTVGLLGPPHAGAWSRAGLPVETVMVPSAAMGRDIKVQFQGGGTHAVYLLDGLRAREDANGWDIETAAFEWYYQSGLSVVMPVGGMSSFYTDWYQPAAGNGTVQTYKWETFLTSELPQWLAANKGVSATGNAVVGLSMSGNSALILAAFHPQQFIYAGSLSAFLNPSVGVWPGLIGLAMGDAGGFSPAAMWGAPGDPAWARNDPTLQVGRLVSNGTRIWVYCGTGTPGELGGNDGVSGLLENTALQSNLNFRDQYVAAGGTNAVFNFPPTGTHTWGYWGAQLQQMKPDIQRVLGAG from the coding sequence ATGGCACATGCACGCGGATGTCGAAAACTGTTCCGAACAGCGGCGATCCTGACCGTCCTCGCGGTGACGGTCGGCCTACTCGGGCCGCCGCACGCCGGTGCCTGGTCCCGGGCCGGGTTGCCGGTCGAGACGGTGATGGTGCCGTCGGCGGCCATGGGGCGCGATATCAAGGTCCAGTTTCAGGGCGGCGGGACGCATGCGGTCTACCTGTTGGACGGTCTGCGCGCCCGCGAAGATGCGAACGGCTGGGACATCGAGACCGCCGCCTTCGAGTGGTACTACCAATCCGGGTTGTCGGTGGTGATGCCGGTCGGCGGCATGTCGAGCTTCTACACCGACTGGTACCAACCGGCGGCGGGCAACGGCACGGTGCAGACCTACAAGTGGGAGACCTTCCTGACCAGCGAGCTGCCGCAGTGGCTGGCCGCCAACAAGGGGGTCTCGGCGACGGGTAATGCGGTGGTCGGACTGTCGATGTCGGGGAACTCGGCGCTGATCCTCGCGGCCTTTCACCCGCAACAGTTCATCTACGCCGGCTCGTTGTCGGCGTTCCTGAATCCGTCGGTCGGCGTCTGGCCCGGGCTGATCGGGCTGGCCATGGGCGACGCCGGGGGCTTCTCGCCGGCGGCCATGTGGGGCGCGCCGGGAGATCCGGCGTGGGCGCGCAACGATCCGACGCTGCAGGTCGGCCGCCTGGTGTCGAACGGCACCCGGATCTGGGTCTACTGCGGGACGGGCACCCCGGGCGAGTTGGGCGGTAACGACGGCGTCTCCGGCCTCCTGGAGAACACCGCGCTGCAGAGCAACCTCAACTTCCGAGACCAGTACGTCGCCGCCGGCGGGACCAACGCGGTGTTCAACTTTCCGCCGACCGGCACGCACACCTGGGGTTACTGGGGTGCGCAGCTGCAGCAGATGAAACCGGACATTCAGCGGGTGTTGGGAGCCGGCTGA
- a CDS encoding DJ-1/PfpI family protein, translated as MQIAIVLYPGFTALDFIGPYETLHYLPDAEVRFLWHEPGPVTADSGVLTVGATHSFAETPSPDIILVPGGPTTFEHARDEAVLAWLRKADATSTWTTSVCSGSVLLAAAGLLEGRKATSHWIVVPMLKTFGVTAVGDERVVHQGKYVTAAGVSAGIDLGLWLAGQIAGEAKAKAIQLGIEYDPQPPFDSGHISKASVSTKAAATALLSRDVLKPATLKASTALLWDQAIRRVRARK; from the coding sequence ATGCAGATCGCCATCGTGCTGTACCCCGGATTCACCGCACTGGACTTCATCGGTCCCTACGAGACGCTGCACTACCTGCCCGACGCCGAAGTCCGGTTCCTATGGCATGAACCCGGCCCCGTCACCGCCGACTCCGGCGTCCTCACCGTCGGCGCCACACACTCCTTCGCGGAGACCCCGTCCCCGGACATCATCCTGGTGCCCGGCGGGCCGACCACCTTCGAGCACGCCCGCGACGAGGCGGTGCTGGCCTGGTTGCGCAAGGCCGACGCGACCTCGACCTGGACCACGTCGGTCTGCTCGGGGTCGGTGCTACTGGCCGCGGCCGGGCTGCTGGAAGGACGCAAGGCCACCTCGCACTGGATCGTGGTGCCGATGCTCAAAACCTTCGGGGTGACCGCGGTCGGCGACGAGCGGGTGGTGCACCAGGGCAAATACGTCACCGCGGCCGGAGTGTCGGCCGGGATCGACCTGGGATTGTGGCTGGCCGGGCAGATCGCCGGCGAGGCGAAGGCCAAGGCGATCCAGCTGGGTATCGAGTACGACCCGCAGCCGCCGTTCGACTCCGGCCACATTTCCAAGGCCTCGGTGTCCACCAAGGCCGCCGCCACCGCACTGCTCTCCCGGGACGTGCTGAAGCCGGCCACGCTGAAGGCCAGTACGGCGCTGCTGTGGGACCAGGCGATCCGCAGGGTTCGCGCCCGCAAGTAG
- a CDS encoding amidohydrolase, producing the protein MPSPQQPADLVITGTVLTVDEARPTARNVVVAHGRIAALDVPEDRLPDWIGPDTTVVSAGDGCVLPGFVEAHGHPLMEAVALSDRMVDIRPVTLSSADDVVAAVHAEVARRGADGAYLNGWDPLLQKGLPDPTLEWLDGIADTPLVILHNSGHKAFFNSAAARMVGITRDTPDPKGARYGRDDAGELDGTAEESAAVFSLIGGAVSVGDYPAMLLAECDRLNRAGLTTCSEMAFDPMFRPVLAAMHDQLTVRLRTYEMSTAELHTEAQPFDGDDVVRQVGIKIWVDGSPWVGNIDLTFPYLDTEATHTIGVVPGSCGHANYTREQLSEIVGAFFPKGWQLACHVHGDAGVDTILDVYEQALRAHPREDHRLRLEHVGAITDEQLARAHALGVTCSLFVDHLHYWGDVIVDGLFGPEHGDRWMPCGSAAATGMRISLHNDPPVTPEEPLRNISVAATRTAPSGRVLGPEQRLTVEQAIRAQTIDAAYQLFAEDRIGSIEVGKYADLVVLSADPRAVDPEDVAGLEVRATYLAGRQVHPKPA; encoded by the coding sequence ATGCCCAGCCCCCAGCAGCCGGCCGACCTGGTGATCACCGGCACCGTCCTCACCGTCGACGAGGCGCGGCCCACTGCGCGGAACGTCGTCGTCGCCCACGGCCGCATCGCCGCGCTGGACGTGCCGGAGGACCGACTGCCGGACTGGATCGGGCCGGACACCACCGTGGTGTCCGCCGGGGACGGTTGCGTGTTGCCCGGTTTCGTTGAGGCGCACGGGCATCCGTTGATGGAGGCGGTGGCGCTGTCGGACCGGATGGTCGACATCCGGCCGGTCACGTTGAGTTCGGCCGACGACGTGGTGGCCGCGGTGCACGCCGAAGTCGCTCGCCGCGGCGCCGACGGCGCGTACCTCAACGGCTGGGACCCACTGCTGCAGAAGGGATTACCCGATCCGACGCTGGAGTGGCTGGACGGTATCGCCGACACCCCACTGGTGATCCTGCACAACTCGGGGCACAAGGCGTTCTTCAACTCCGCGGCGGCGCGGATGGTCGGGATCACCCGGGACACCCCGGACCCCAAGGGGGCCCGGTACGGTCGCGACGACGCCGGTGAACTCGACGGCACCGCGGAGGAATCCGCCGCGGTGTTCTCGCTGATCGGCGGTGCCGTCTCGGTCGGTGATTATCCGGCGATGCTGCTCGCCGAGTGCGACCGGCTCAACCGGGCCGGCCTGACCACCTGCTCGGAGATGGCGTTCGACCCGATGTTCCGTCCGGTGCTCGCCGCCATGCACGATCAGCTGACGGTGCGGTTGCGCACCTATGAGATGTCGACCGCCGAATTGCACACCGAGGCACAGCCCTTCGATGGTGACGACGTGGTCCGTCAGGTCGGCATCAAGATCTGGGTGGACGGTTCCCCGTGGGTCGGCAACATCGACCTGACCTTCCCGTACCTGGACACCGAGGCCACCCACACCATCGGCGTGGTGCCCGGGTCGTGCGGGCACGCGAACTACACCCGCGAGCAGCTGTCCGAGATCGTCGGCGCATTCTTCCCCAAGGGCTGGCAGCTGGCCTGCCACGTGCACGGGGATGCCGGCGTGGACACCATTCTGGATGTCTACGAGCAGGCCCTGCGGGCCCATCCGCGCGAGGACCACCGGCTGCGCCTGGAGCATGTCGGCGCCATCACCGACGAGCAGCTGGCCCGCGCGCACGCGCTCGGGGTGACCTGCAGCCTGTTCGTCGACCACCTGCACTACTGGGGTGACGTCATCGTCGACGGGCTGTTCGGGCCGGAGCACGGTGATCGCTGGATGCCGTGCGGCTCGGCGGCCGCGACCGGCATGCGTATCTCGCTGCACAACGACCCGCCGGTCACCCCGGAGGAGCCACTGCGCAACATCAGCGTGGCCGCGACCCGGACGGCCCCGAGCGGACGGGTGCTCGGGCCGGAGCAGCGTCTGACGGTGGAGCAGGCCATCCGGGCACAGACCATCGACGCGGCATATCAACTGTTCGCCGAGGACCGGATCGGGTCGATAGAGGTGGGTAAGTATGCCGATCTCGTTGTGCTGTCCGCCGATCCGCGCGCCGTGGACCCCGAAGACGTTGCCGGACTGGAGGTCCGGGCGACGTATCTGGCCGGGCGGCAGGTTCATCCGAAACCCGCATGA
- a CDS encoding o-succinylbenzoate synthase codes for MLDAPSLDEILARLHVVALPMRVRFRGITVREVALFDGPAGWGEFGAFPEYGPAEAAHWLAAGIEAAYVPAPTPLRDRIPVNATVPAVEPARVPEVLARFPGAQTAKVKVAEPGQTLADDIARVDAVRALVPKVRVDANGGWSVAQAATAAAALGCLEYLEQPCATVEELAELRHQIATPVAADESIRKADDPMRVVALRAADVAVVKVAPLGGVRRLLEIAGQIGIPVVVSSALDSAVGMSRGLLAAACLPELRYACGLGTGGLFVEDVVDPVAPVDGYLPVGPVAPDPARLSGLAASGERRQWWIDRIRECYPLISE; via the coding sequence ATGTTGGACGCGCCATCGCTCGACGAGATCCTGGCGCGCCTGCATGTCGTCGCACTGCCGATGCGGGTCCGGTTCCGCGGCATCACCGTTCGCGAGGTGGCGCTGTTCGACGGCCCGGCCGGCTGGGGGGAGTTCGGCGCCTTTCCCGAGTACGGGCCGGCGGAGGCCGCGCACTGGCTGGCCGCCGGGATCGAGGCCGCCTACGTGCCGGCGCCCACCCCGCTGCGGGACCGCATTCCGGTCAACGCGACGGTGCCCGCGGTGGAACCGGCCCGGGTGCCCGAGGTACTGGCCCGTTTCCCCGGCGCGCAGACGGCAAAAGTGAAGGTCGCCGAGCCGGGGCAGACGCTGGCCGACGACATCGCCCGGGTCGACGCGGTGCGCGCGCTGGTGCCCAAGGTGCGGGTGGACGCCAACGGCGGCTGGAGTGTGGCCCAGGCGGCCACCGCGGCGGCCGCGCTGGGATGTCTGGAGTATCTCGAACAGCCCTGCGCCACAGTCGAAGAGCTGGCCGAGCTGCGTCATCAGATCGCCACCCCGGTCGCAGCGGACGAGTCGATCCGTAAGGCCGACGACCCCATGCGGGTGGTGGCGCTGCGGGCGGCCGATGTGGCCGTGGTCAAGGTCGCGCCGCTGGGCGGGGTCCGGCGGCTGTTGGAGATCGCCGGACAGATCGGAATCCCGGTGGTGGTGTCGAGTGCGCTGGACAGCGCGGTCGGCATGTCCCGAGGGCTGCTGGCCGCAGCATGTCTGCCGGAGTTGCGGTACGCGTGCGGGCTGGGCACCGGCGGGCTGTTCGTCGAGGATGTGGTCGATCCGGTCGCCCCGGTGGACGGCTACCTACCGGTCGGGCCGGTGGCCCCGGACCCGGCGCGGCTGTCCGGGCTGGCCGCTTCGGGGGAGCGGCGGCAATGGTGGATCGACCGGATCCGGGAGTGCTATCCGCTCATATCCGAGTAG
- a CDS encoding GlxA family transcriptional regulator → MKRSVVLLGYPGVQALDLVGPFEVFTAATLALAGQGQHEDGYDVVIASPDGRPASTGTGLEIVARRLPAGPVDTVLIPGGAGIEDLRGDRAVLDWLRRSAQTSRRVVSVCTGAFLVAEAGLLDGCRATTHWAFADRLATEFPGVAVDPDPIFMRSSDTVWTAAGVTAGIDLALTLVEEDHGTELAQTVARWLVLYLRRPGGQTQFAAPVWAPRAKRAPIREVQEAIEAEPGGAHRISELARRASMSPRHFTRVFTDEVGEAPGAYVERIRTEAARRQLQETDDTVTAIAARCGFGTAETMRRNFVRRIGIPPDHYRKTFA, encoded by the coding sequence GTGAAGCGATCCGTGGTGCTGCTCGGGTACCCGGGCGTGCAGGCCCTCGATCTGGTCGGTCCGTTCGAGGTGTTCACCGCCGCCACCCTGGCACTGGCCGGTCAGGGGCAGCACGAGGACGGTTACGACGTCGTCATCGCCTCCCCGGACGGCCGCCCCGCCAGCACCGGGACCGGTCTGGAGATCGTCGCGCGACGGTTGCCCGCCGGGCCGGTGGACACCGTGCTGATACCCGGGGGCGCCGGTATCGAAGATCTGCGCGGCGACCGCGCGGTGCTGGACTGGTTGCGGCGCTCGGCGCAGACCTCGAGGCGGGTGGTCAGCGTCTGCACCGGGGCGTTCCTGGTGGCCGAGGCCGGCCTGCTCGACGGCTGCCGGGCCACCACCCACTGGGCGTTCGCCGACCGGCTGGCCACCGAATTCCCGGGTGTGGCAGTTGATCCGGACCCGATCTTCATGCGCAGTTCGGACACGGTGTGGACGGCGGCCGGGGTCACCGCGGGCATCGATCTGGCGTTGACCCTGGTCGAAGAGGACCACGGCACCGAGCTCGCACAGACCGTGGCCCGGTGGTTGGTGCTCTACCTGCGCCGTCCCGGTGGGCAGACGCAGTTCGCGGCCCCGGTCTGGGCGCCGCGGGCCAAACGGGCTCCGATCCGTGAGGTACAGGAAGCCATCGAGGCGGAACCCGGTGGCGCGCACCGCATCAGCGAGCTGGCCCGGCGTGCCTCGATGAGCCCACGGCACTTCACCCGGGTATTCACCGACGAGGTCGGGGAGGCTCCCGGTGCGTACGTCGAACGGATCCGCACCGAAGCCGCCCGGCGCCAGCTGCAGGAAACCGACGACACCGTCACCGCCATCGCAGCCCGGTGCGGCTTCGGCACCGCAGAAACCATGCGACGCAACTTCGTTCGCCGCATCGGCATACCACCTGACCATTACCGCAAGACCTTCGCCTGA